A single region of the Nicotiana sylvestris chromosome 6, ASM39365v2, whole genome shotgun sequence genome encodes:
- the LOC104218191 gene encoding putative late blight resistance protein homolog R1B-16 isoform X9, translated as MTDLEAQIKEVAEAVEHTIQMTLTEALVANDEMQKEKAHGRLGDCLKQVAEDIDRVRKETKKIQDKGKKASNESLVLDSSTKDIPNLKNNMVGRDDERKRLLENLTRGFSGEPKVIPIVGMGGIGKTTLAKEVFNDASIRSHFDVRAWATISSQYNVKDIYVSLLLFTKETKDERVHMKDEAMLADMLQKSLKGKRYLIVMDDMWNSKAWDDVRQCFPSEDKGSRILLTTRNTEVACYAGTGNLSLQMDFMNPDESWKLFKCTGFADVSLPHEFETIGKHIVDKCQGLPLSIIVVAGLLSKSKRTLEDWKIVARDVMSFVTDDPDKQCLHVLGLSYNHLTNDLKACLLYFGIFPEDSEIPVKKLVSLWMAEGFLKLENDLQGEAEKCLQDLIDRCLVLVCKKSLDETKIRSCKVHDLVYGFCLREVQNEIFFSLRQLAPGNPDYIYSDHYRILFVPQLITQQTDGDDENSGNLVRSIFSLYSTYSTFILEPDIIHCNFLKILDLSPITLDIFPPPILCLSFLRYLVLSTRGGRFDIPPEICRLWSLRTFIVEGYRPTYVHFPEQIWELWQLRHLGVYQFDLLNPPSISVDEERCLEFSNIHTVSGLCVSSCTEEVISGIRNVKKLGIYADEYEFKTFHGSKLFDNLANLHQLETLSLKISVPLQTKINKVPLTIPSAKAFPATLKKLKLDNTCLRWEDMDIIGELPDLEVLKLMLNACCGQEWHPIAGGFTRLKLLLIKHNYHLKYWKATNDNFPVLERLVITYCTELEEMPIEFADMDSLQLIELSYCTAQLEASAARIQQEQEDLGNKPVDVRISDTYNPCW; from the exons ATGACAGATTTGGAAGCACAGATAAAAGAAGTTGCAGAAGCTGTTGAACACACAATTCAAATGACACTGACTGAAGCTTTAGTGGCAAATGATGAAATGCAGAAAGAAAAGGCACATGGGAGGCTAGGTGATTGCCTAAAGCAAGTAGCAGAGGACATTGATCGTGTccggaaagaaacaaaaaagattcAAGATAAAGGCAAAAAAGCATCAAACGAATCTTTGGTTCTAGACAGTTCAACAAAAGATATCCCGAATTTGAAGAACAATATGGTGGGACGTGATGATGAAAGGAAAAGGTTGTTAGAAAATCTGACTAGAGGCTTCTCTGGTGAACCCAAAGTCATCCCAATTGTCGGGATGGGAGGTATTGGTAAAACAACTTTAGCTAAAGAAGTTTTCAATGATGCATCTATTCGATCTCATTTTGATGTCCGTGCTTGGGCTACTATATCTAGCCAATATAATGTAAAAGATATCTATGTAAGCCTTCTGCTttttacaaaagaaacaaaagatgagAGAGTTCACATGAAAGATGAGGCAATGCTAGCAGACATGCTACAGAAAAGTTTAAAGGGTAAGAGATATTTAATTGTCATGGATGACATGTGGAACAGTAAAGCATGGGATGATGTGAGACAATGCTTTCCAAGTGAAGATAAAGGCAGTCGAATATTGTTGACTACTCGTAACACTGAAGTAGCTTGTTATGCTGGTACAGGAAATCTTTCTTTGCAGATGGATTTTATGAATCCAGATGAGAGTTGGAAACTTTTTAAATGTACGGGCTTTGCAGATGTATCATTACCACATGAGTTCGAGACTATCGGGAAGCATATTGTAGACAAATGTCAAGGGCTGCCACTATCTATTATCGTGGTTGCTGGGCTTCTGTCCAAATCTAAGAGGACACTAGAAGATTGGAAAATTGTTGCTAGGGATGTAATGTCATTTGTCACAGATGATCCTGATAAACAATGTTTACATGTGCTTGGGTTGAGTTACAATCACTTGACCAATGATTTAAAAGCATGTCTTCTGTATTTTGGAATTTTTCCAGAAGACAGTGAGATTCCAGTGAAGAAACTAGTGAGTTTATGGATGGCTGAAGGGTTCCTGAAGTTGGAAAACGACTTACAAGGAGAGGCTGAGAAGTGTTTACAAGATCTCATCGATAGATGTCTAGTTCTTGTATGCAAGAAAAGTTTGGATGAAACAAAAATTAGATCATGTAAGGTTCATGATCTAGTATATGGTTTTTGCTTGAGAGAAGTTCAAAACGAAATATTTTTTTCCTTGAGACAGCTGGCACCTGGTAATCCGGACTATATTTACTCTGATCATTATAGGATCCTTTTTGTCCCTCAATTGATAACGCAGCAGACAGATGGTGACGACGAAAATTCGGGCAATCTAGTTCGTTCTATTTTCTCTTTGTACAGTACTTATTCAACTTTTATTCTCGAACCAGATATTATTCATTgcaattttctcaaaattttggacTTGAGTCCCATAACTCTTGATATTTTCCCTCCACCGATACTGTGCCTCAGTTTTTTGAGGTACCTAGTACTGTCCACCCGTGGTGGGAGGTTTGACATACCTCCAGAAATTTGCAGGTTATGGAGTCTACGAACATTCATTGTTGAAGGGTATCGTCCGACGTACGTACACTTTCCTGAACAAATTTGGGAACTGTGGCAATTAAGGCATCTCGGAGTGTATCAGTTTGATTTGCTAAATCCTCCAAGTATATCTGTTGATGAGGAGAGGTGCTTGGAATTTTCAAACATACACACTGTTTCTGGCTTGTGTGTAAGTAGTTGCACCGAGGAGGTTATTTCAGGGATTCGGAATGTTAAAAAATTAGGAATCTATGCAGATGAATATGAGTTTAAAACATTTCATGGATCTAAACTTTTTGACAATCTTGCCAATCTACATCAACTTGAAACATTGAGTCTTAAAATTTCAGTACCGCTGCAGACGAAGATTAATAAAGTGCCATTGACCATTCCAAGTGCAAAAGCTTTTCCAGCGACGCTCAAGAAGTTGAAGTTGGACAATACTTGTCTAAGGTGGGAGGACATGGATATCATAGGTGAGTTGCCTGACCTTGAGGTGCTGAAGCTAATGTTAAATGCTTGTTGTGGCCAAGAGTGGCATCCAATTGCAGGGGGTTTTACTCGGTTGAAGCTTTTGCTAATTAAGCATAATTATCATCTCaagtactggaaagccacaaatgACAATTTTCCTGTCCTTGAGCGCCTCGTGATCACATATTGCACTGAGTTGGAAGAGATGCCCATTGAGTTTGCAGATATGGACTCACTACAGCTAATTGAGTTAAGTTACTGTACAGCCCAACTTGAGGCTTCTGCTGCACGTATTCAACAAGAACAAGAAGACCTCGGAAACAAACCTGTGGATGTTCGTATCTCAGATACATACAATCCCT GTTGGTAA